The DNA window GATGACCGGGCGGGACTGGGAGCTGGTGGGCGCGCCGAACGCCCGTGACCTGGGTGGGTTGCCGACGACGGACGGACGGCGGGTGCGCGCCGGGCGACTCCTCCGGACCGCGGCGCTGGGCCGGCTCACCGACGACGACCTGCCGGTGCTGGGCAAACTCGGCCCGGCCTGCGTGGTGGACCTGCGCGCGGCGCAGGAGCAGGAGGTGGCCCCGCCGGACCGGCTGGTGGGCGAGCCCCGGGTCGTGCACCTGCCGGTCTACGACGCGGCCCACCCGGTGTTCACCTACGTCTCGGCGGTGTTGCAGGGCCACGACCTGGACGCCTACGCGGAGCTGGCCCGCGAGGGCATGCCGGGGGCGATGACGGCGATCTACCGCTGGTTCGTGACCGGCGAGCCGGCGCGGGCCGGGTTCGGCGCCGCGGTGCGGCTGGCCGCGGACGGCGCGAACCTGCCGTTGCTGTTCCACTGCTCGGCCGGCAAGGACCGGACCGGCTGG is part of the Micromonospora sp. WMMD980 genome and encodes:
- a CDS encoding tyrosine-protein phosphatase; the protein is MTGRDWELVGAPNARDLGGLPTTDGRRVRAGRLLRTAALGRLTDDDLPVLGKLGPACVVDLRAAQEQEVAPPDRLVGEPRVVHLPVYDAAHPVFTYVSAVLQGHDLDAYAELAREGMPGAMTAIYRWFVTGEPARAGFGAAVRLAADGANLPLLFHCSAGKDRTGWLSVVLLTALGVAEPAIRADYLRHNELTESLREVLLAAMTRRRPDLDPAVARPLLEVRPQYLDAAYDEVRRAHGSFEVYLRDGLGVTDEVRAALREQLLE